Proteins from one Physeter macrocephalus isolate SW-GA chromosome 16, ASM283717v5, whole genome shotgun sequence genomic window:
- the LOC112063602 gene encoding hemoglobin subunit beta-1/2-like, with amino-acid sequence MVQLTAEEKSGLTALWAKVNVEEIGGEALGRLLVVYPWTQRFFEHFGDLSSADAVMKNPKVQAHGKKVLASFGEGLKHLDNLKGTFATLSELHCDKLHVDPENFRLLGNVLVVVLARHFGKEFTPELQTAYQKVVAGVANALAHKYH; translated from the exons ATGGTGCAGCTGACTGCTGAGGAGAAGTCTGGCCTCACTGCCCTATGGGCCAAGGTGAACGTGGAGGAAATTGGTGGTGAGGCCCTGGGCAG GCTGCTGGTTGTCTACCCCTGGACTCAGAGGTTCTTTGAGCACTTTGGGGACCTGAGCAGTGCTGATGCTGTTATGAAAAACCCTAAAGTGCAGGCCCATGGCAAGAAGGTGCTAGCCTCCTTCGGTGAGGGCCTGAAGCATCTCGACAACCTCAAGGGCACGTTTGCTACGCTGAGTGAGCTGCACTGTGACAAGCTGCACGTGGATCCTGAGAACTTCAGG CTCCTAGGCAACGTGCTGGTGGTTGTGCTGGCTCGCCACTTTGGCAAGGAATTCACCCCGGAGCTTCAGACTGCCTATCAGAAGGTGGTGGCCGGTGTGGCTAATGCCTTGGCCCACAAGTACCATTGA